The region AAGTTCAAGGCCGACGTCGCGATACGCGGCATCCCCTATCGCAACTCCGACGGCAGCTACGGCGCGCTGATGATAAGCGTTTCGCTCGCGCCGGTCGGCACGACCGTAAACATACTGCAAAAACAACTTATCATAACCACCGTAGTGCTGCTCGCGCTCGCGCTGGTCATTTCGTTCATAATCTCGCGCACGCTGACCAAGCCGATACTCCACATCGAGAAGGCGACGCGGCGCATCGCGGAGGGCGACTATTCCGTCAAGCTCGACGTCAGTTCGAGCGACGAGATCGGTTCGCTCGCGGAGTCGGTCAACTACATGGCCGGCGAGCTTTCCAAGACGGACGAGCTGCGCAAGGATCTGATCGCCAACGTTTCGCACGACCTGCGCACTCCGCTCAGCCTCATAAGAGGATACGCGGAAACGCTCCGCGACGTTACCGGCGACAATAAGGAGAAACGCGAACGCCAGCTCGGAATAATCATCGACGAGACCGAACGCCTCGACCGGATCGTCAGCGATATGCTCGACCTGTCGAAGCTGCAGGCGGGTTCGATAACCGTTTCGCCGGCGCCCTTCAACGTCGGCAGGGCGTTTGCGGATATCATCTCGCGCTACGATGACCTGAGCGCGAAAAGCGGGATAGAGACCGTGAGCGAATGTCCGGAAGAGCTCGCCGCCATCGGCGATCTGCCGCGGCTGGAACAGGTATTTTACAACCTCATCAACAACGCCTTCAACCACACGAAGGCTGGCGGAAGGATAACTCTCCGCGCCGAAAAAGACAGCGAAACGGTGCATTTCTCGGTCACCGACACCGGCAGCGGCATCTCCAAGGAGGACCTCCCGCGCATTTTCGACCGCTACTACAAGGGCGAAGCCGGCGTCAGAAAGATAGTCGGCACCGGCCTCGGCCTCGCGATTGTCAAGAGCATCCTCGACGCGCACCACGCCCTATACGGCGTAGACAGCACCATCGGCGTCGGCACGACCTTCTGGTTCGAGCTTCCGTCGGCGGAATGATAAAGTATATGCAGAACCGGAGCAGGCGAAACGCCCGACCGTGATAAGGAAGTTTTTTCACCTCACGTTCGAGTGGTGAGTAAGTGCGAACTTAAGAAAAGCAGACTGAGAACAAAATCAGTCTGCTTTTTCGTGTTCAACCGGTATAATGAAAACGTTCGCTTCGCTCACTAATGAAGACGGCTATGCCCTAATGAAGACGGCAACTGCGTTGCCTAATGAAGCGAAGCCGCCCGCTTGAAGAAAACCGTTGAATTCGAGTTTCTTCATTAGCGAAGCGTCTTCATTTCTTCGTTAGCCCACTTGCGGGCGTCTTCATTTTCGGCGCGGCAAAGTTTATACAAAATACTTCCTTATCACGCCGCGCCGAACGCCCGCTCCGGTTTTTTTATTGCTGTTGTGTTGGGTTGTCGTTCCGAGAAATCGCGGTCGACGGGGAATCCCGTTCCATATGCGGACGCGCCGCGAAAGACGGGGGATCCTTCGCCCTTCGGGCTCAGGATGACAGATGACGACGCGGCGTCAGTTCCAAATCAGGTCGCGCTTGATCACGAGGAACGCGACGATTCCGATTATAAGCAGAGCGAGCAGGATATAATAAAGCCGCGCGCGGAAACGGCGGCGTTCCTCACGCCGCTTTTCGCGTTTTTCGTCGTCGGCTTTGACCTCCGCCCTGAAGTCCTCGAGCTGCGCCTCGACGTTGCGGCGGCGCTCCTCGCGCTCCAGGCGTTCGATCTCCTCCGGAGTCAGACCTTCCTTTTCGGCTTCGTTCATACGCTCACCTCCGCGCTTCGCGACGTTACGCGTATATTATAACACGAAAGCGGCGCGGCAGTCAAGCGAGAATGGCGCGAAGTTTTTCCAGCGCCTTCTTTTCGCGGCGGGAGACCTGCACCTGCGTCATTGACATGACGCGCCCGACTCCCGCCTGCGAAAGCCCGTGGCGGTAGCGCAGCAGGATCAGCCGCCGTTCAAGCGGCTCGAGCATCGATAAAGCGCGGCCGAGGTCGGCGCGGAGCAGCGCGGCTTCCGTTTCGTCCGGCGCGGCGCAGGACGCGCTTTCGTCTGCGTCGATGGAGGCGACGGGAGCGCACGCGTTCAGCGCGAAGGCGACGCGTTCGGGAGTTTCGCCGAGCGCAGCGGCGATCTCGCCTATGCGGGCTTCCCTGCCGGTCTCCTTCTCGACGCGCTCCTTTTCCGCGAGCGCGGCGGCGCCGAGCGCCCTTGCGGCGCGGCCGACCTTCACTGCTCCGCCGGCGCGAAGGAGCATGCGTATCTCCCCCGCTATCACCGGCACGGCGTAGGTGGAGAAGGCCGTGCCGAGCGTTTCGTCGTAGCGCGTCGCCGCTTTGAAAAGCCCGACGCAGCCCGCCTGAAAAATATCGTCGTACTCCGCGCCCCTGCCCCTGAACCGCGCCGCAACGGCGTGGACGAGCGGCGTATTCTCGCGCACCGCGCGGTCGTAATCGCGGCCGGTCATTCTTTCGCCTTCAGCGTTTTGACCATGTGTACCGCGGTGCCCTTGTCCGGCTTCGAACGCACGCGGAGCTTGTCCATAAACGCCTCCATAACGGTAAAGCCGAGCCCCGAGCGTTCGCTCTCCGGAGAGGTCGTGAAAAGCGGCGTCATCGCGCGCTGCACGTCGTCGATGCCCTTGCCCTTGTCCTTGACGTCGATGACGATCTTGCGATCCTTGAGTATGTAGGCGTTGATATAAACGACGCCGAGCTTATTGCCGTAGCCGTGAACTATGGCGTTCGTCACCGCTTCCGAAACGGCGGTCTTTATATCCGAAAGCTCCTCGACCGTCGGGTCGAGCTGCGCGAGAAACGCCGCCACCGCGCTGCGCGAGAATGCCTCGTTCGACGAACGGCTGACGAACTGCAGCTTGAACGAATTGAGGTATTTCATACGTTTTCCTTTCCCCGCGGCTCAAGTGGCCGCGGATTTGATTTCCACCAGCTTCTGCACGCCCGCGAGGCGCAGTAGCTGAAGCGTGCGCCTGTCCGCGCACTCGACTATCACCCTGCCGCCGTATGGCGCGACCTTGTTGTAGCGGCCGAGTATCAGTCCGATGCCGGAGCTGTCCATGAACTTCACGCCGGAAAAATCGATGACCACCGACTCCGGACGCAGCTTCGCTATCCACCTGTCCGCCTCCTCGCGCACCGGCTTCGCGGAGTGGTGGTCGATCTCCGCGGGCAGCGAAAGCGTCAGCGTGTTGGCGCGCTGCTCGTATTTCAACTCCATTGTTTTCACCTCTCATTCCCGTTCCCTCGTATTTTGCGCATAACAAAAACGGGCTATACACGAGTATAGCCCGTCCTGTATGAATTTTTTGCCGCTATTTGTCGGCTTTGAAGATTTTTCTCGCCTCCGAAACCAGATACAGCGAGCCGCAGACTATCACCGCGTCGGTTTCGGGATCGCCGCGGGCGGCTTCGACCGCCTCCGCGACCGAAGGCGCGGCGGACGCCTTAACGCCAAGTCCGACGAGTAGTTCGCGCAGGTCTTCCGCTTCCATACAGCGAGGATTGTCAACCTTTACGGCGATCGCTTTGTTTACGACGCCGGCGAGGTGTTTCAGCGATTCGGCGGCGTTTTTGTCCTTCATCATCGCGACGACGGCGGTCACGCGCACGCCCCCGAACTCGCTTTTCAGCAGCGCGGCGAGGGACTCCATGCCGGAGGGGTTGTGTGCGCCGTCAAGCACGACGGGCGGCTTGACGCTGACAGTCTCGAACCGCGCCGGCATCGTCGCCTTCATCAGCCCGAGCGCGATCTTCTCGCGCGTCAGCTTATAGAAGCCGCTGCACGCCAGCTCGTCGAGCGCTTCTATCGCAGTCACGGCGTTGAGCGTCTGATGCGCACCGCGCAGCGTGATCACGTAGTCGTTGTTTTTATAGGTGAAGAAATGCTCCCTGCGGCGCAGGCGCATCAGGTCTGGGATTATGACCTCGGCGCGTTTCTTCTCCGCCGTTTCGCGTATCGCCGCGAAGACCTCATCCGCCTGCTCCGGATAGACGACGACGGAGCCGCCGGACTTGATTATCTGCGCCTTCTCGAGCGCGATTTTTTCAAGCGTGTCGCCGAGCAGCTCGGTGTGATCGAATGAAACGGAGGTTATTACCGAAACGACCGTCGTCATAACGGCGTTTGTGGCGTCGAGGCGACCGCCTATCCCCGCCTCGAGCACGACTATATCGCACCCGTTGCGGAAGAACCATTCCATCGCCGCGGCGGTCAGCAGCTCGAACTCGACGTAGTTATCCGGATACGCCTCCGCAACCTCCTTCACCTTCTCCATCACGGCGGCGAAGAGCTCCTCGGGGATATACTTCCCGTTTATCTGTATGCGCTCAGTAAAGCGCACGACGTACGGCGAGATGAAAAGCCCCGTCTTGTAGCCCGCCTCCTGCAGCGCGGAGGCGCAGAACGCGGCGGTCGAACCCTTGCCGTTCGTGCCCGCGATATGCAGAAACTTGAGGTGATTCTGCGGGTTCCCAAGGCCTTCAAGCAGGGTTTTTATCCTATGCAAATCTACGGTCGGCGATAACCGACCGTAGGAATGCAGATATTCCAATGCTTCGGAATAAGTCACTTGATCTCTCCCAGTTTCGCGAGCGAATCCTCGATCTTCGCGAGCATCTCCTTGAGGGAGGCGAGCTTTTTGCGCTCCTCATCTACGAGCTTCGCGGGCGCCTTTGAGATGAAGCCCTCGTTGTTCAGGCGGCTCTCGCAGCGCGTGATTTCATTCTCAGTCGCGGCCTTCTCCTTGTTGAGTCTGGCGCGCTCCTTCTCGGGATCGACCAGTTCGTTCATCGGGATCATCAGCTTCGCGGAGGGGACGACCATCGTCAGCGCGTTGGCGACGGAAAGCTCGCGCTCTATCTCGATCTCGCTGACTCCGGCGAGGCGCTTGAAGAACTCCGCGCCCTTGGCGAATGTCTCCGGCTTGTCGGTCTCGATGAAGAGCGCCGCTTTCTTCGAAAGCGGGATGTTCATCGCGGCACGCTTGGCGCGGATTTCCTTTATCGCCGCCATTATGAGATTCATGCTCTCCTCGTCGGAGGCGAAGTTGAGCGCTTCGGAGTATTCCGGCCAGGGCGCGACGACGAGCGCCTTGCCCTCGTGCGGGATGCTCTGCCAGATCTCCTCGGTGATGAACGGCATAAAGGGATGCAGCAGCTTCAGGATCTTGTCGAGCACGTAGACGAGCACGCGCTCGGCTCCGGCGGCCTGCTCACCGCCCGCGAATAGGCGTATCTTCGCAAGCTCGATGTACCAGTCGCAGAAGTCGTCCCAGATGAAGCTGTATACCTTGTCGAGCGCGATGCCGAGCTCGAACTTGTCGATGTTCGCTGTCACGTCGGCGACGACGTTGTTTAGCTTCGAGAGAATCCACTTGTCGTCAAGCGTCAGCGTTGCGGGAAGCGCGGTTTCGTCGCTGTGCAGGTTCATCAGAACGAAGCGCGCGGCGTTCCAGAGCTTGTTGGCAAAGTTGCGGCTCGCCTCGACCTTCTCGTCCGAGAAGCGCATATCGTTGCCGGGCGAGTTGTTCGTCGCAAGCGCGAAGCGGAGCGCGTCCGCGCCGTACTGCTCGATGACCTTCAGCGGATCGATGCCGTTGCCGAGGGATTTCGACATCTTCCTGCCCTGCGAGTCGCGCACGAGGCCGTGGATGAATACGGTCTTGAACGGCGGCTTGCCGGTGTGCTCGAGGCCGGAGAATATCATTCTCGCTACCCAGAAGAAGATGATGTCGTAAGCCGTCACGAGCGTCGTCGTCGGGTAGAAATAGTCGAGGTCGGCGGTCTGCTTCGGCCAGCCGAGCGTCGAGAACGGCCAGAGCGCGGAGGAGAACCAGGTGTCGAGGACGTCCTCGTCCTGACGCATATGCTTCGAGCCGCACTTCGGGCAGACGGCGACGTTCTCTTTCGAAACGACCATCTCGCCGCAGTCGTCGCAGTAATACGCGGGTATGCGGTGTCCCCACCAGAGCTGGCGGGAGATGCACCAGTCGTGGATGTTGTTCATCCAGTTGATGTATATCTTCGAGAAGCGCTCGGGTACGAACTTGATCTCGCCGCTCTCGACCGCTTCGATGGCGGGCTTTGCGAGCGGAGCCATCTTAACGAACCACTGGCGCGACGCGATCGGCTCGACCGTCGTCTTGCAGCGGTAGCATTCGCCGACGTTGTGAACGTGATCCTCGATCTTGACGAGGTAGCCCTCCTTCTCGAGGTCCGCGACGATCTGCTTGCGGGCGGCGTATCTGTCGAGCCCGAAGTAGCGGCCGCCGTTCTCGTTGATGCAGGCGTTCTCGTCCATGATGAGTATTTCCTCAAGGCCGTGGCGCTTGCCGACCTCGAAGTCGTTGGGGTCATGGCAGGGCGTGATCTTCACGCAGCCGGTGCCGAACTCCATATCGACGTATTCGTCCGCGATGATGGGTATTTCCCTGCCGACGAGGGGCAGGATCGCGGTCTTGCCGACGATGGACTTGTAGCGTTCGTCGTTCGGGTTGACGGCGATCGCGGTGTCGCCGAGCATCGTTTCGGGACGCGTGGTGGCGACGACGAGTGACTTCGACGTGCCCTTGATGGGATATCTGATGTGCCAGAAGTGGCCGGGCTGTTCCTTATACTCGACCTCCGCGTCGGAAAGCGCGGTCGTGCAGCGCGGGCACCAGTTGATTATGCGGTTCCCGCGGTAGATGAGCCCCTTGTTGTAGAGGTTGATGAAGACCTCCTTGACCGCCTCGGAACATCCCTCGTCCATCGTGAAGCGTTCCCTGCTCCAGTCGCAGGATGAGCCGAGCTTGCGCAGCTGCTTGAGGATGCGGCTGCCGTAAAGCTCCTTCCAGTCCCAGACGCGGCGGACGAAACGTTCTCTGCCGAGGTCGTAGCGCGTTTTTCCCTCGTTGTTGCGGAGGTCCGCTTCAACGACGATCTGCGTGGCGATGCCGGCGTGGTCGGTGCCGGGGATCCACAGCGCGGAATAACCCTGCATACGGCGGGTGCGGATAAGGATATCCTGCATCGTTTCGTCGAGGGCGTGTCCCATATGGAGCTGACCGGTCACGTTCGGCGGCGGAATGACGATGGTGTAGGGCTTCTTCGCGGGGTCGACCTTCGCGGAGAAGTAGTTGCCCTTAAGCCAGAAGTCGTATATACTGTCTTCCACTTTGCCGGGGTCGTAGGTTTTTTCGAGCTCTTTTCTCATTTGCTTTCCCGTACCTTTCGTATGAAACGGACGCGCTGACGCGTCTTCGCATTTCTCTGTTTGAGATTATCTCACAAACAAGCGGATATGTCAAGATTTCGAGCGCGTTTTACTTGAAAAAATCGCAAACCGTGCTATTATATAAGTATAAACTCTCACGGAGGATTCCCGATGAAAAGGATAATCGCGGCGCTTTCTGCGCTGACTCTCATATTCACCCTCGCCGCCTGCGGAAAAGGCGGCTCCTCCGGCGCAGCCGAAGCCCGCACCGCAACAGTCTTCGCGATGGACACCTTCGTCACCTTCACCGCCTACTGCGGCGACGAAACGCTCGAAAAGGCCGGGCGGCTCGTGACGGAGCTCGACGCGAAGCTTTCGCGCACGAAAGCGGACAGCGATATCGGAAAGCTAAACGCCTCCGGCGCGGCGGGCGCCGAGGTGAGCACTGAGACCGCGGAACTGCTAAAGGAGGCGCTCGCCTGCTGCGCTGAGTCCGACGGCGTATTCGATATAACGATAGCGCCCATAACGGACCTCTGGGACGTCAACGGCAAAGCCGTGAGCGGCAGCCGCCCGACTCTCCCCTCTCCCGCTCAGATCGCGGACGCGATGCTCTGCGTCGGATACAAGTATCTGACGGTCGACGGCACTACGGCGAAATTCGCCTATGAAGGCATGAGCTGCGACCTCGGCGGCATCGCAAAGGGCTACGCCGCGGACAAGGCGGTCGAGCTGCTCCGCGCCGACGGCGTTTCATCCGCGCTGATACAGGTCGGCAGCAGCGTCTACGTCATGGGCGAAAAGCCCGACGGCAGCGCCTACACGGTCGGCGTGCGCGATCCCGAGGGGGGCGCGAACGACTACGTCGGCACTCTCGCGCTGAAGGATAAGTACGTAACCTCCTCCGGCGACTACGAGCGCTATTTCGAGCTTGACGGAAAGCGCTACTGCCACATCTTCGACACCGCGCTCGGATACCCGATAGACAACGACCTGCGCAGCGTGACCGTCGTCACCGACAGCGGAACGCGCGGCGACTACCTCTCCACGACGCTCTTCTGCCTGGGGCTCGAGAACGCGATGCGCAGGTGTGAAAAAGAAGGCGTATCCGCGCTCTTCATCACGAAGGACAGGCGCATTTACACAGTCGGAGCGGACTTCGACGGTTTCACGCTGACGAGCGGAGATTACACTCATGAAAAGTAAGCTGAGCTTGAAATTCAAACTGCGCGACGCGATCGTCATCGCCGCGGCGCTGCTTCTCGCGGCGGCGGTGTTCCTGCTCACGCTCCCGAAGGCGGGCGGAGACCGGCTTTACGCTGAGATCAGCCGCGGGGGCGAAGTTCTCGCAACGCTTCCGCTCGACACGGACGCGGAATATATCGTCAACGGCGACTATGAAAACGTGGTTACGATCGCGGACGGAAGCGCGTTTTTCAGCTCGTCAAACTGCCCCAATGAAGACTGCGTACACGCCGGACGGCTGACGAAGGCGGGACAGCTCGCCGTCTGCCTGCCGAACGGAGTTACGCTCCGCATCGTCGGCGCCGAAGCCGACGTCGACGCGATAGCGGGGTGACGGCATGAAGAACGGCGTTAAGAAACTGACGGTCTGCGGACTGATGACCGCGCTCTGTCTGATACTGGGATATATCGAGCACCTGCTTCCCCTCTCGCTGCTGATACCGCTGCCGGGGATCAAGCTCGGGCTCTCTAATATCGCGCTGCTGGTGCTGCTGCTGAAGTACGGGCCGGCTTACGCCTACGGCGTTACGGCGCTGAAATGCACGCTCTCGGCACTGCTTTTCGGTTCGGTCACATCGCTCGCGTTTTCGCTGACGGGCGGACTGCTCGCTATGACGGCAATGTGGCTGCTGACGGCGGCGTTCAAGGAGAAGCTCTCCGTCTTCGGAGTCAGCGTCGCCGGCGCGGTTATGCACAACGTCGGGCAGCTCGCCGCGGCGTCGGTCTTCATGAGCTCGGCGGCGGTGTTTTCGTACCTGCCGCTGCTCGCCCTCGCCGGAACCGTGACCGGCCTCGCCACCGCCGCAGTCACCTCCCGCGCCCTGCACCTGACGGGGTACGATAAGGAACAGGAAGCGTAAACCGCTCATAATAAACGAACAGCGCGGCAGACACCTGCCGCGCTGTTCGTTTTTTCATATTTATTCAACGTGAAGAATCAGACCGCGGAAAAGCGTCACTCGCCGAAGCCCGTTTTATGCGCCTTCGGCGGATTGGGACAATCCATGCAGTTCTCGCAGCGGTATACCGGAGCCGCCCAGCGGACCGCGTTCAGCAGCACCTTCCGGACGTCCGCGTTTTTATAGGTCGGGTAGGTTTCGTGCCCCGGCTGGAAGTAGAACACCTTGCCGTTGCCGCGCTGCCACGTGCAGCCGGAACGGAACGCCTCGCCGCCGGTGAACCAGCCGACGAAAACCGTTTCATCCGGCGCGGGGATACCGAACGGCTCGCCGTAGGTCTCCTCCGCCGGCAGCTCGAAATACGCGCCCAGCCCCTGCGCGATCGGATGGCCCGGCGCGGAGACCCAGACGCGCTCCAGGTCGTCGCTCTCGCGCCAGATGAGCGAGCAAGAAGTGCCCATAAGCCGCATGAAGGGCTTGGCTTTGTGCGCGGAGTGAAGGAACACCGCTCCCATGCCGCTCAGCACTTCTTCCTGTACCAGCGCGGCGATCTCCTCCGGCACGTCGCCGTGCGCCACGTGTCCCCACCACACGAGCACGTCGGTATTGCGCAGGCGTTCGCGGGTGATCTCGTTTACGGTTTCAAGCGTTACGGTATCGGCGGTCAGATCGGGCTGCGCGTTGAACAGCGCCGCCAGCTCGGCGTGGATGCCGTTCGGGTAGATATCGTGCGCGCGGCACGCGGGATCCTTCTCGTGCAGGAATTCGTTATAGATGAGTATGCGGAGCATGCGGAACACCTCGTTCGATCTGTGATTTGCCGGTTTCCGGCGGGACAACCGTATTATACGCCTCCCGCGCGCGTTTTGCAAGAGTTTGACGGCTTTTCAGGCGTATGCGATGAACAATTACGTACGTGCGGCGAAGGTTCAAAGTCCGTCCGCGAGACCGGCGGAGCAGCGGAGGATCGCAAGCGCGTCGTAGACGGTTATTTTACCGTCGCCGTCCGTGTCGCAGCAGGCAAGTAACTCGGGCGTTTCAAACGTCAGCTTCGCCGCGGCGCGGAGAGCTATGAGCGCGTCCGAGACGGTCGTTTCGCCGTCCGCGTCGGGATCGCCGTTCGCTTTGTCGATAACGACGCAGGGCAAGCCGTTTTCCGCGGCGTATCCGGCGGCGTAAGCGCCCGCTCTCGTATAGACCGCAAAGAAGCTGTCGTTTCTGAACGCGTTTGCGCTTATATCGGTCACGCTCGCCGGGATGAACACGCTTCTTAGTCCGGTGCAGTAGCCGAACGCGAAGGACGATACCGTTACCGCGCCGCCGCGGATGACGACGCTCTCAAGTCCGGAGCAGTTTCTGAAGGCGTTTGACTTTATCACCGCGACGCTGCCGGATATGAGGACGTTCCGAAGGCCGTCGCAGTCATAGAAAGCGTACTCCCCCACGCTCGCAACGCCGTCGGATATGACGGCGCGTTCGACTTCGAGCTTCGCCCACGGCGCGGTATCCTTCTGCGCTCCGTAGTCGTACATTTCGCCCTCGCCGCTTATCGTAAGCGTGCCGTCTTTCAGCGTCCAGGTAAGGCGCTCGCCGCAGACGCCGCTTTCGGCCGCGACCGCGGAAGCGTGCATCCGCGCAGGCAGCGCGAACAGGACCGCAGCGACTATAAGCGCCACTGTCCTTACGGCTGTACGGGCAAATACAGACGCCGACAGCTTCATCGCAACACCCTCCGATACGTTTAATCTCTTTGGTATCTAATATGTGAATTATATGCTTTTTGCAGATATGTGTCAAGGATAATTTACTACAACAAATGAATATCGCAAAACGACGCATTGAAAAGGGGCGAAGTATGCTTCGCCCCTGTCTGTAATGATTTCTGAGTGCAATTTTTCAAGCAGCCCGAGGCTCACGCTTCCCTTTTCTCCGCCAGATAATCCGACATAAAGCTTTGCGAAGCTTCCCGCGCGACCGCGTCGCCGCTTACGGGCGCGGTGGTTTTGAAAAGAGAAATTATCTCGATAACGAACGCCGCGAGGAAAACGGCGTTCCAAATCACGAACCGAACGACGCCCGACACCGTACCGCAGAAAATGAAAAGCGGGACCAATGCGGCGACGAGGATGAGTTTGATCACATTAAACGCGCTTCTGCGCCGTATGACCGCCAGAACTCCCTCTGTGAGATAGTTCAATATCACGGGTATAGCAACTATAATCGCGTATATCCACAGTCCGCCGGACGTTCCGAGACCGTAGTCCGAATGATCGCCGTAAGTCAACAAAGCCGTTACGGTGAGCGCATAATAAACCAGATGGAGAATCAGTCCTATCCACAGCAAAAACTTGTTGCCGGATACGTATGTCCGCTTCATAGTTACCACCTCGCTGTTTGTATTATAGCACGTCCGCCTCTTGTTATAATTATAGCAGATATATCGGGGTTTTGTCAAGAAATACTAACGATAGTAAAGCAATAGTAGCGAATAAATGATATATCGCCTCACGGCGATACGATATACGGCTTCGCCGTATGATATGTTTGCGCCGGCGCAAACATGATATAATATCCGTTCCTTAATACGCCGCAGGCGTATATCATCCGCGCGAGCGGATATCATATGCGGAGCATATATCATCCATTCCGCAAGGAACGGATATCATTGCAAAAGAGCGATGCTATCGCATCGCTCTTTTGCATGGAGGCACCACCCAGACTCGAACTGGGGGTAAAGGCTTTGCAGGCCTCTGCCTTACCACTTGGCTATGGTGCCGTGTCTCGGGAACCTCCCGAAACAAAACGCTTAAATACCGAAATATTTAAGCGTCCTTGGAGCGGATTACGAGACTCGAACTCGCTACCTCCACCTTGGCAAGGTGGCGCTCTACCGGATGAGCTAAATCCGCAGATATGAATATGTCCACGAAATGAATCGGTATAGGTGGTGCCTCCGGTTGGAGTCGAACCAACGACACACGGATTTTCAGTCCGTTGCTCTACCACCTGAGCTACAGAGGCAAATGTGGCGACGCTGACGGGACTCGAACCCGTGACCTCTAGCGTGACAGGCTAGCGTTCTAACCAGCTGAACTACAGCGCCGTATTACCTGTTGTCAACGGCTACGATCACGCCGATCGCGGAACGGTTCAACAACATAATTTCTGGTGGGAACAACAGGGCTCGAACCTGTGACCCCTTGCTTGTAAGGCAAGTGCTCTCCCAGCTGAGCTATGCTCCCGCGATCGCACAGGCGGAAACCGCCTTTTTTTCGTGCCGCTTGACTATTATATTACAACACTCCCCCGATGTCAAGAACAAATTTCAGAAAATCGCAATTTTTTTTGCGCCCCCGCATAAAATGCTTTTGGAGGTGCGATTATGGACATAAAAGACTATGCCGATTCGATCGGCGACAGCGACAAAGCGGCGGCCGCAGAGAAGGCGAAGGCGCTCGCCTCTTCCCTCTCCGAAGCTGAAATCGAGGCGATAAAGAAATGCGCCGCGAAGGCCGGAAGCGTCAATGAGTTATTCTCCGATCCGGAGTTCCGCAGGATAATCGGGCGCAGAGGCGGCGACGGCGAATGAGCGAATTCGACGACAAGCTCGCCCGCATACTGAACGATCCGCAGGCGATGCGCGAGATAACGGAAATGGCGGCCGCGTTCCGCTCCGGCGGCAGCGGCGGCTCCGCCCCGCCCGAAAGCGAAACGGGAGAGCCCGGAATAGATCCGGATAAGCTCTCCCGCATTATGCGTATCGCCGGGCAGCTCGGCGGCGACGGAGGCGGCTCTTCCCTGCTATATGCTATAAAGCCGTATCTCAATCCGCGGCGGCAGGCGAAGTTCAACGACGCGCTATCCGTCATGCGTATGGCGCGGCTCATCCCTTACATCAAAAAGGAGGGACTGCTTTGAACGGTCTTTCCGCGCTGCTCGGCGGCGCAGACAACCTCGACACATACCTGCTGCTGATACTCATTTTCATACTGCTGCGCTCGGGCGACGAAAGCGGCACGGTCTTCGCGCTCGGCTACCTGCTCTTCGCGGACGAAGGCGGCGCTCCCCTCGGCCCTATACCGTCAGCACGCCGTTATCCTCGTGAAGAAGTATCAAAACGTCCTCCTCCAGGAGACTGTCGGCGTTGAAGTATTCGAGGACCTCCGTGCCGTCCGCGGCTTTGCAGAGTATTTCGCGGCAGTATTTTTCACCGCCGCCGTCGGTGGGGATCACCGCGAGGCGTTCCTTCAGCGCGGACAGGCCCTCGCGCAGCTTCGCCCTCGCCTCCGCGGCGGTCGTCTT is a window of Clostridia bacterium DNA encoding:
- a CDS encoding HAMP domain-containing histidine kinase; amino-acid sequence: MKGLALKFWAGMTALIAGMLVLLWVFQVASLQSFYADEILSQVNEDAEYLADCLSRSESDEFMSRASSLAYTKNLSVQVYVTQSLCIYNSESLNPTPSSLAPDSVFREAVLTTLSGKEYTGTTTHPKFKADVAIRGIPYRNSDGSYGALMISVSLAPVGTTVNILQKQLIITTVVLLALALVISFIISRTLTKPILHIEKATRRIAEGDYSVKLDVSSSDEIGSLAESVNYMAGELSKTDELRKDLIANVSHDLRTPLSLIRGYAETLRDVTGDNKEKRERQLGIIIDETERLDRIVSDMLDLSKLQAGSITVSPAPFNVGRAFADIISRYDDLSAKSGIETVSECPEELAAIGDLPRLEQVFYNLINNAFNHTKAGGRITLRAEKDSETVHFSVTDTGSGISKEDLPRIFDRYYKGEAGVRKIVGTGLGLAIVKSILDAHHALYGVDSTIGVGTTFWFELPSAE
- a CDS encoding sigma-70 family RNA polymerase sigma factor → MTGRDYDRAVRENTPLVHAVAARFRGRGAEYDDIFQAGCVGLFKAATRYDETLGTAFSTYAVPVIAGEIRMLLRAGGAVKVGRAARALGAAALAEKERVEKETGREARIGEIAAALGETPERVAFALNACAPVASIDADESASCAAPDETEAALLRADLGRALSMLEPLERRLILLRYRHGLSQAGVGRVMSMTQVQVSRREKKALEKLRAILA
- a CDS encoding anti-sigma F factor, which produces MKYLNSFKLQFVSRSSNEAFSRSAVAAFLAQLDPTVEELSDIKTAVSEAVTNAIVHGYGNKLGVVYINAYILKDRKIVIDVKDKGKGIDDVQRAMTPLFTTSPESERSGLGFTVMEAFMDKLRVRSKPDKGTAVHMVKTLKAKE
- a CDS encoding STAS domain-containing protein, with amino-acid sequence MELKYEQRANTLTLSLPAEIDHHSAKPVREEADRWIAKLRPESVVIDFSGVKFMDSSGIGLILGRYNKVAPYGGRVIVECADRRTLQLLRLAGVQKLVEIKSAAT
- a CDS encoding bifunctional folylpolyglutamate synthase/dihydrofolate synthase, coding for MHRIKTLLEGLGNPQNHLKFLHIAGTNGKGSTAAFCASALQEAGYKTGLFISPYVVRFTERIQINGKYIPEELFAAVMEKVKEVAEAYPDNYVEFELLTAAAMEWFFRNGCDIVVLEAGIGGRLDATNAVMTTVVSVITSVSFDHTELLGDTLEKIALEKAQIIKSGGSVVVYPEQADEVFAAIRETAEKKRAEVIIPDLMRLRRREHFFTYKNNDYVITLRGAHQTLNAVTAIEALDELACSGFYKLTREKIALGLMKATMPARFETVSVKPPVVLDGAHNPSGMESLAALLKSEFGGVRVTAVVAMMKDKNAAESLKHLAGVVNKAIAVKVDNPRCMEAEDLRELLVGLGVKASAAPSVAEAVEAARGDPETDAVIVCGSLYLVSEARKIFKADK